In a genomic window of Bradyrhizobium sp. LLZ17:
- a CDS encoding dienelactone hydrolase family protein, whose protein sequence is MGQDIKLTASDQFQLGAYRADPAGAPKGAVVVIQEIFGVNHHIRSVCDRLAGEGYVAIAPSIFDRTAPGFQSGYSADEIAEARKFVANPDWAAMLRDTQAAIDAVKDVGPVGIIGFCLGGSIAFVAATRLSGLKAAIGYYGGAVVRFADETPKVPTQLHFGEKDAGIPLSDVETVKAKRPDVEVFIYPGAQHGFHCDERASYDKTSADIAWPRSMAFFKKHLTK, encoded by the coding sequence GTGGGACAAGACATCAAGCTGACGGCTTCCGACCAATTCCAGCTCGGCGCCTATCGCGCCGATCCTGCCGGTGCTCCGAAGGGCGCGGTGGTGGTGATCCAGGAAATTTTTGGCGTCAATCACCACATCCGCTCGGTCTGCGATCGCCTCGCCGGCGAAGGCTATGTCGCGATCGCGCCGTCGATCTTCGACCGCACCGCCCCCGGCTTCCAGTCGGGCTATTCAGCCGATGAAATCGCGGAGGCACGAAAGTTCGTCGCCAATCCGGATTGGGCCGCGATGTTGCGCGACACCCAGGCGGCGATCGATGCGGTGAAGGATGTCGGTCCCGTCGGCATCATCGGCTTTTGCCTGGGCGGCAGCATCGCCTTCGTCGCGGCGACGCGGCTGTCGGGCCTGAAGGCGGCGATCGGCTATTATGGCGGCGCAGTCGTGCGCTTTGCCGACGAAACGCCGAAGGTTCCGACGCAACTGCATTTCGGCGAGAAGGATGCCGGCATTCCCCTGAGCGACGTCGAGACCGTCAAGGCGAAGCGGCCGGACGTCGAGGTCTTCATCTATCCGGGTGCCCAGCACGGCTTCCATTGCGACGAGCGCGCGAGCTACGACAAGACCAGCGCCGACATCGCCTGGCCGCGCAGCATGGCGTTTTTCAAGAAGCATTTGACGAAGTAA